A single Pararhizobium sp. A13 DNA region contains:
- a CDS encoding adenylate/guanylate cyclase domain-containing protein translates to MSDTRRKLTTIFSADVQDYTRLMGADEEGTLAMLKRYRDAMSRLIGSHGGRVINTWGDGLIAEFPSVVEAVRAAVDVQNELAGMNAARPADGRMLFRIGINLGDVIVEGDDLYGDGVNIAARLQASAAAGGIVISNTVYDQVRNKVAVGFEFLGPLTVKNVADTVPSYAVRIGDGTGGPPPPPAAAHRLEAAPATSGQQPGARARRTPRLFAVAAVALVAINILSWSGVFWAAWPILALAFLWAMIWVRTQNRIEKRLAGLAVVGLGIVAINLLSWQGTFWAVWPLLAIAVAVAVRWLTRS, encoded by the coding sequence ATGAGCGATACGCGACGCAAGCTGACGACGATCTTTTCCGCTGATGTGCAGGATTACACGCGCTTGATGGGCGCGGACGAGGAAGGCACATTGGCCATGCTGAAGCGGTATCGGGACGCGATGTCGCGCCTCATCGGGTCGCATGGCGGGCGGGTGATCAATACGTGGGGCGACGGGTTGATCGCCGAGTTCCCGAGCGTGGTCGAGGCGGTGCGTGCGGCAGTGGACGTTCAAAACGAGCTGGCCGGTATGAACGCTGCGCGGCCGGCGGATGGGCGCATGCTGTTTCGGATCGGCATCAATCTCGGCGATGTGATCGTCGAAGGTGACGATCTCTATGGTGACGGCGTCAATATTGCGGCGCGACTGCAAGCTTCGGCCGCCGCTGGCGGGATTGTTATATCGAATACCGTCTACGATCAGGTCCGCAACAAGGTGGCCGTCGGATTCGAATTCCTTGGACCGTTGACGGTGAAGAACGTCGCGGACACTGTGCCGAGTTATGCCGTGCGCATCGGCGACGGAACAGGCGGGCCACCGCCGCCGCCGGCAGCAGCACACCGTCTGGAGGCCGCCCCTGCGACGTCTGGCCAGCAGCCAGGTGCAAGAGCCCGCAGGACACCTCGTCTATTCGCCGTGGCCGCCGTGGCTTTGGTCGCAATCAACATCCTGTCCTGGAGCGGCGTTTTCTGGGCCGCCTGGCCAATTCTTGCCCTTGCCTTCCTGTGGGCAATGATCTGGGTTCGCACCCAGAACCGCATCGAAAAGCGCCTGGCCGGCCTTGCTGTCGTCGGGCTCGGCATTGTCGCAATCAATCTTCTGTCGTGGCAAGGGACATTCTGGGCGGTATGGCCACTTCTGGCCATAGCTGTGGCTGTCGCCGTTCGATGGCTAACGCGCAGTTGA
- a CDS encoding arginine deiminase-related protein, producing MPRHFPYSIQAPSAVVMVRPHHFTVNTETAIDNLFQSSPDTKEDLSLAAYDEIARAADTLRSHGVNVHLFEDTDTETPDSVFPNNWFSTHAGGHVAIYPMKAVSRRRERRSDVIEMLKSHYRVQEVIDYSGLEPDGLFLEGTGAMVLDHIDRVAYAVRSDRTDPIALERFSTHFNFEPMVFDARDGNGVAIYHTNVLMCVATDFAMIGLDMMTDPTRRQEIVLRLERSGRRVIALTNDQIASFAGNALELQGKDGRILALSTTALAALSREQIATIEESATPVALDIPTIERAGGSVRCTLAGIHLTPR from the coding sequence ATGCCAAGACATTTCCCATACTCCATCCAGGCACCCTCTGCAGTCGTCATGGTCCGGCCTCACCACTTTACGGTGAATACCGAGACGGCCATCGACAACCTGTTCCAGTCCAGCCCGGATACGAAGGAAGACCTTTCATTGGCCGCCTATGACGAAATCGCCAGGGCGGCTGATACACTCAGAAGCCACGGCGTGAACGTGCATCTCTTCGAGGACACCGATACCGAGACACCGGATTCGGTCTTCCCCAACAACTGGTTCTCCACCCACGCTGGCGGTCATGTGGCGATCTATCCGATGAAGGCCGTCAGTCGCCGGCGCGAGCGGCGTAGCGACGTCATCGAAATGCTGAAGAGCCATTATCGGGTGCAAGAGGTGATCGACTACTCGGGCCTCGAGCCTGATGGGCTGTTTCTCGAGGGCACCGGCGCCATGGTTCTCGATCATATCGACCGTGTGGCTTATGCTGTTCGCTCCGACCGCACCGACCCGATCGCACTGGAACGCTTCTCGACCCATTTCAACTTCGAGCCGATGGTGTTCGACGCCCGCGACGGGAACGGTGTTGCCATCTATCACACCAATGTCCTGATGTGCGTGGCAACCGACTTTGCCATGATCGGCCTCGACATGATGACGGATCCCACAAGGAGGCAGGAAATCGTCTTAAGGCTCGAGCGCTCCGGCCGCCGCGTCATCGCGCTCACGAACGATCAGATCGCCTCCTTCGCTGGCAACGCTCTCGAACTCCAGGGAAAGGACGGCCGTATTCTTGCCCTGTCGACGACCGCCCTCGCCGCGCTCAGCAGGGAGCAGATCGCGACGATCGAGGAAAGTGCGACGCCAGTCGCGCTCGATATTCCCACGATCGAGCGCGCCGGCGGATCGGTCCGCTGCACGCTCGCCGGCATCCATCTGACGCCACGCTGA
- a CDS encoding SOS response-associated peptidase, translated as MCGRVYIKSTLEGLMRAFSFARSEGVEGLANQFPRYNGAPTQTYPIIIRDVIRDPDLFGPVFVSARWGLIPRWAKDAKGGGRPPPINVRCETISTNGLFKAAYRSRRCLVPIDGFFEWKDIYGTGKNKQPYAIALKSGAPFALAGIWEYWRDPQTGEDIRSFAIITCEPNEMMATIHDRMPVLLHPEGYEHWISSDEDPHDLMKPFPPELMTMWKIGRNVGSPKNDSPDIIEEIDPEEPELL; from the coding sequence ATGTGCGGTCGCGTCTACATCAAAAGCACGCTTGAAGGCCTGATGCGGGCGTTTTCCTTCGCCCGCAGCGAGGGCGTCGAAGGTCTCGCCAATCAGTTCCCGCGCTACAACGGCGCCCCCACGCAAACCTATCCGATCATCATCAGGGACGTAATTCGCGATCCCGACCTGTTTGGGCCGGTGTTCGTTTCGGCCCGATGGGGTCTGATCCCGCGGTGGGCGAAGGATGCCAAGGGCGGTGGCCGGCCACCGCCGATCAACGTCCGATGCGAAACCATCTCGACGAACGGCCTGTTCAAGGCGGCCTATCGCTCACGCCGCTGCCTGGTGCCAATCGATGGTTTCTTCGAATGGAAGGACATCTATGGCACCGGCAAGAACAAGCAGCCCTACGCGATCGCCCTGAAGTCGGGTGCGCCCTTTGCGCTGGCCGGCATCTGGGAATATTGGCGCGACCCGCAGACGGGAGAAGACATTCGGTCGTTTGCCATCATCACCTGCGAGCCCAACGAGATGATGGCGACCATCCATGATCGCATGCCGGTGCTGCTCCACCCGGAAGGCTATGAGCACTGGATTTCGAGTGACGAGGATCCCCACGACCTGATGAAACCGTTTCCGCCCGAGCTAATGACCATGTGGAAGATCGGCAGAAACGTGGGATCGCCCAAAAACGACAGCCCAGACATCATCGAAGAGATCGATCCGGAAGAGCCCGAGCTGCTTTAG
- a CDS encoding 4-hydroxyproline epimerase: protein MRRSFFCIDAHTCGNPVRLVAGGGPLLPHLPIAERRELFVRDHDWVRQALMFEPRGHDIMSGAIIYPAYRDDCDFAVIFIEVSGCLPMCGAGTIGLVTAGIEEGLITPRVDGQLSIETPAGRVDIKYEKPGEFVESVTMFNVPSYLHAADVAVDVAGVGRLIVDISYGGNYYAVVEPQDSWSGLDGLSAGDIVDLSVKLRDALADVCAPEHPDDSRIRGVHHALWCDKPTSDKADGRGAVFYGDKAIDRSPGGTGTSARMAQLHGKGRLQLGESFRQESLIGTVFEGRVEEELDVGQFRGIKPSVGGWARIIGHNTIFVDDRDPLAHGFQIK, encoded by the coding sequence CGCCGGCGGCGGCCCTCTCCTGCCGCATCTTCCGATCGCCGAGCGCCGGGAGCTGTTCGTCCGTGACCACGACTGGGTGCGCCAGGCGCTGATGTTCGAGCCGCGTGGCCATGACATCATGTCGGGCGCGATCATCTATCCGGCCTATCGCGACGACTGTGACTTCGCGGTCATTTTCATCGAAGTCAGCGGATGTCTGCCAATGTGTGGCGCGGGCACCATCGGTCTCGTGACCGCCGGCATAGAGGAGGGCCTCATTACTCCAAGGGTCGACGGGCAGCTTTCAATCGAGACCCCGGCAGGTCGCGTGGATATCAAGTACGAGAAGCCAGGCGAGTTCGTGGAATCCGTAACGATGTTCAACGTTCCCAGCTATCTGCATGCGGCAGACGTCGCGGTCGACGTCGCGGGTGTGGGACGTCTCATTGTCGATATTTCCTATGGCGGAAACTATTACGCTGTGGTCGAGCCGCAGGATTCGTGGTCAGGACTGGACGGCCTGTCAGCCGGCGACATTGTAGACCTCAGCGTAAAACTGCGAGACGCCCTGGCCGATGTCTGTGCTCCAGAGCACCCGGACGACAGCAGGATTCGGGGCGTTCATCATGCTCTCTGGTGTGACAAACCCACCAGCGACAAGGCTGACGGGCGTGGAGCCGTCTTCTATGGCGACAAGGCGATCGATCGATCGCCGGGTGGAACAGGCACGTCTGCCCGGATGGCCCAGCTCCACGGCAAGGGTCGATTGCAACTCGGCGAATCCTTCCGTCAGGAAAGCCTGATCGGCACGGTGTTCGAAGGGCGTGTTGAGGAAGAGCTCGACGTTGGTCAATTCCGAGGTATCAAGCCAAGTGTCGGCGGCTGGGCCCGGATCATTGGCCACAACACCATCTTTGTAGATGACCGAGACCCATTGGCGCATGGTTTCCAGATCAAATAA
- a CDS encoding GlxA family transcriptional regulator gives MKSPDASTPVERLKIGFVLAKSFTLSAFALFVDTLRLASDEFDRSGRVLADWEVLGSTRHLITSSCGVKVAPTSDFVDPSQFHYIVVVGGLLNNEFSIDLDTATFLKKAASKNVKLIGVCTGSFILAEIGLMREHRTCVSWLHYNAFRERFPDHQVRSDRIFNLDRTRGSCAGGSSAADMAASIVRRHISKEAERNALEVLHIEKARTALAIQTRKPLSIECKDPRIRAVLIMMEQHIEGTVPIHELAASVGLSRRQLERLFMGETKSSPALVYRRVRMERAKQLLIRTKSSLIEIALEVGFENASHFSRAFSQTFGQSPTKLRAAELN, from the coding sequence ATGAAATCCCCGGATGCCAGCACCCCTGTCGAGCGGCTGAAAATTGGCTTTGTTCTCGCGAAATCCTTCACTCTCTCTGCGTTTGCACTGTTTGTAGACACGCTGCGCCTTGCCAGTGACGAATTCGACAGGTCGGGCCGCGTTCTCGCCGATTGGGAGGTGCTCGGCAGTACGCGGCATCTCATAACATCGAGCTGCGGTGTCAAAGTCGCACCGACGTCGGATTTTGTCGACCCGAGCCAGTTTCACTACATTGTGGTGGTCGGCGGCCTGCTGAACAACGAGTTTTCGATCGATCTCGACACAGCAACCTTCTTAAAGAAGGCAGCCTCAAAAAACGTAAAGCTGATCGGGGTATGCACCGGCTCTTTCATCCTTGCCGAAATCGGTCTCATGCGGGAGCACCGGACATGCGTTAGCTGGCTTCATTACAACGCGTTTCGCGAGCGCTTCCCCGACCATCAAGTTCGGTCTGACAGGATATTCAATCTCGACAGAACAAGAGGTTCGTGCGCGGGGGGAAGCAGCGCTGCGGACATGGCGGCTTCGATCGTGCGACGTCACATCAGCAAGGAGGCCGAGCGGAATGCTCTTGAGGTTCTGCATATAGAAAAGGCGCGCACCGCCCTCGCGATTCAAACTCGCAAGCCCCTATCGATCGAATGCAAGGATCCCAGAATTAGAGCCGTGCTGATCATGATGGAGCAGCATATCGAGGGAACTGTTCCTATCCACGAGCTCGCGGCATCGGTTGGTCTTTCCAGGAGACAACTCGAGCGCCTCTTCATGGGTGAAACCAAAAGCTCTCCTGCTCTGGTTTATCGACGTGTGCGGATGGAGCGGGCAAAGCAACTGCTCATCAGAACCAAATCATCGTTGATTGAAATTGCCCTCGAAGTTGGCTTCGAGAATGCGTCGCACTTCTCTCGGGCCTTTTCGCAAACATTCGGACAAAGCCCCACGAAACTTCGCGCCGCCGAATTGAATTGA
- a CDS encoding ornithine cyclodeaminase: MPSPLPSEKALVPFVSVENMMRLVHRIGIETMLTELTDVIEADFRRWELFDKTPRVASHSREGVIELMPTSDGEIYSFKYVNGHPKNMAQGLQTVTAFGLLAEVSTGYPVLLTEMTLLTALRTAATSAMAARHLAPKDARTMAMIGNGAQAEFQALAMKAVCGIDHLRLYDIDPLATSKMVRNLSGSGLTVTTCTSSQSAIEGAEIITTCTADKQYATILSDNMVGAGVHINAIGGDCPGKTELHRDILLRADTFVEYPPQTRIEGEIQQMDPDYPVTEFWRVITGQAPGRRDARQITLFDSVGFAIEDFSALRYVRDKLKGTGLYQELDIIADPDDPRDLFGMLQRAKQA; this comes from the coding sequence ATGCCGTCACCCCTTCCCTCGGAAAAAGCGCTCGTACCATTCGTCAGCGTCGAGAACATGATGCGCCTCGTGCATCGCATTGGCATCGAAACCATGCTGACCGAACTCACCGACGTTATCGAGGCCGATTTCCGCCGCTGGGAGCTGTTCGACAAGACGCCGCGGGTGGCCTCCCATTCCCGCGAAGGCGTGATCGAATTGATGCCGACGTCGGATGGCGAGATCTACAGCTTCAAATATGTGAACGGCCACCCGAAAAACATGGCGCAAGGCCTGCAGACGGTCACCGCTTTTGGCCTTCTGGCGGAAGTATCAACCGGCTATCCGGTACTTTTGACGGAAATGACACTGCTGACAGCGCTTCGGACTGCCGCCACCTCGGCAATGGCTGCACGGCACCTCGCGCCGAAGGATGCCCGCACGATGGCTATGATCGGCAATGGCGCGCAGGCGGAGTTTCAGGCGCTCGCCATGAAAGCTGTGTGCGGCATCGACCACCTCCGGCTGTACGACATCGATCCGCTGGCGACGTCCAAAATGGTTCGCAACCTCTCCGGCTCGGGCTTGACGGTGACCACCTGTACCTCGTCCCAATCGGCGATCGAAGGCGCCGAGATCATCACCACCTGCACTGCGGACAAGCAGTATGCCACGATCCTGAGCGACAACATGGTTGGCGCCGGCGTCCACATCAATGCCATCGGCGGTGACTGCCCCGGCAAGACAGAACTGCATCGCGATATCCTGCTGCGCGCTGACACTTTTGTCGAATATCCGCCCCAGACCCGCATCGAGGGCGAGATTCAGCAGATGGATCCGGACTATCCCGTCACCGAATTCTGGCGGGTCATTACCGGTCAGGCCCCAGGCCGCCGCGATGCCAGGCAGATCACCCTCTTCGACAGCGTCGGCTTTGCGATCGAGGATTTTTCCGCCCTTCGGTACGTCCGCGACAAACTCAAGGGAACCGGACTTTACCAGGAACTCGACATCATCGCCGATCCCGACGATCCACGCGATCTGTTTGGTATGCTGCAGCGGGCGAAGCAGGCCTAG
- a CDS encoding peroxiredoxin-like family protein translates to MSTSSVDRPLQPGDRAPNVVLDAISREGKIALDDFRGRSPLLIGLFRGLHCPFCRRHVAAMAQLKPALREKGVECLAVVNTPVERARLYFRYHPAPDLLAASDPERASHRAFGLREVGMDTVMAILIHLPGELPEPMDVMAMDEFLNKKEGYEITEADQQAMASGQGQLVGQFLIDQGGIVRWSFTEILEDGLNTFRAPNPEELMSAASQVAH, encoded by the coding sequence ATGTCCACGAGTAGTGTCGACCGCCCGCTGCAGCCGGGCGACCGGGCACCGAATGTTGTGCTCGATGCGATCTCGCGTGAAGGCAAGATCGCGCTCGATGATTTTCGAGGCCGTAGCCCGTTATTGATCGGTTTGTTTCGAGGCCTGCACTGTCCGTTCTGCCGGCGCCATGTCGCGGCAATGGCGCAACTCAAGCCAGCCCTGCGTGAGAAAGGCGTCGAATGCCTGGCGGTGGTCAATACGCCGGTCGAGCGGGCGCGGCTCTATTTCCGTTACCACCCGGCACCCGATCTTCTCGCAGCATCCGACCCGGAGCGGGCCTCGCACCGTGCTTTCGGCTTGCGCGAGGTCGGGATGGATACGGTCATGGCGATACTGATCCATCTCCCGGGCGAGTTGCCCGAGCCTATGGACGTCATGGCAATGGACGAGTTTCTCAACAAGAAGGAAGGATATGAGATTACGGAAGCCGATCAGCAGGCGATGGCTTCCGGCCAGGGGCAGCTTGTCGGTCAGTTCCTGATCGACCAGGGAGGCATCGTACGCTGGAGCTTCACTGAAATTCTGGAGGATGGCCTCAATACGTTCAGGGCGCCGAATCCCGAGGAATTGATGTCGGCAGCTTCCCAAGTTGCACATTAA
- a CDS encoding Hint domain-containing protein — protein sequence MFPLVAQAKGKKWWKHDGKPGGNSGGHGQSGGSPMCFLRGTSIKTPTGEVCIEDLRPGDLVETVRGEARAVKWIGHSVYKRGGQAWNSVIPIRVAQHALDERTPHRDLYISPGHALFIGGVLIRAKDLVNGISIAHVLPADTETIEYFHIVLDSHDVILAEGAPAETFLLQDRNHEDFTNFAEFARLYPFASHTAMTPCAPIVSLDSGREHLKALLPSPLRRAFQMREPVRDTFERIATRAGQLVS from the coding sequence ATGTTTCCGTTGGTCGCCCAGGCCAAGGGAAAGAAGTGGTGGAAACATGACGGCAAGCCCGGAGGCAACTCCGGGGGGCATGGCCAGTCCGGGGGTAGCCCGATGTGCTTTCTGCGAGGCACATCCATCAAGACTCCGACGGGCGAGGTCTGCATTGAGGATCTTCGGCCCGGCGATCTCGTTGAGACGGTACGCGGCGAAGCCAGGGCGGTCAAATGGATCGGCCACAGTGTCTACAAACGCGGCGGCCAGGCGTGGAACAGCGTGATACCGATCCGGGTTGCACAACACGCGCTCGATGAGCGGACCCCCCACAGGGACCTCTATATCTCGCCCGGTCACGCTCTTTTCATCGGCGGCGTTCTCATCAGGGCAAAGGATCTGGTCAATGGAATTTCGATCGCGCATGTCCTTCCGGCAGACACCGAGACGATCGAATATTTCCACATCGTACTTGATAGCCACGATGTGATTCTGGCCGAAGGCGCTCCCGCCGAAACATTCTTGCTCCAGGACCGCAACCACGAGGATTTCACGAACTTCGCTGAATTTGCGCGTCTCTATCCCTTTGCTTCGCATACGGCGATGACGCCTTGCGCGCCAATCGTGAGCCTGGACTCTGGCCGGGAGCATTTGAAGGCGCTGCTACCCTCTCCGCTACGTCGCGCTTTTCAGATGCGCGAACCAGTTCGTGACACCTTCGAGCGAATTGCGACACGGGCCGGGCAACTGGTTAGCTGA
- a CDS encoding Lrp/AsnC family transcriptional regulator, producing MEIAKYSPDHLDRRIIAHLRADGRASLTKLSDALGVARGTVQNRLDRLIETGTLLGFTVRVREDYDVNAVHAVMMIEVVGKSTTQVIRKLRGLTEISALHTTNGNWDLVANIRAASLADFDRVLREVRVIDGVANSETSLLLSSV from the coding sequence ATGGAGATCGCGAAATACTCGCCTGACCATCTGGATCGCCGCATCATCGCCCATCTTCGAGCCGACGGACGCGCCTCGCTGACGAAGCTCTCCGATGCACTCGGCGTTGCGCGCGGTACTGTGCAAAACCGGCTCGATCGCCTGATCGAGACAGGTACGTTGCTCGGTTTTACCGTGCGGGTGAGGGAGGATTACGACGTCAATGCGGTGCATGCGGTAATGATGATCGAGGTCGTCGGTAAATCGACGACGCAGGTCATCCGCAAGCTGCGCGGTCTGACGGAAATCTCTGCTTTGCACACGACCAACGGCAACTGGGATCTTGTCGCCAATATTCGGGCGGCGAGCCTTGCGGATTTCGACCGGGTTCTGCGTGAAGTGCGCGTGATCGACGGCGTCGCGAACAGCGAAACCAGCCTCCTTCTCAGCAGCGTTTGA
- a CDS encoding Gfo/Idh/MocA family oxidoreductase has product MRKIGIGIIGCGNISDAYLKAAPGFPVLEMIGVADINSSAAEAKAAAYGLSAMPLEALLADHGIEIILNLTTPQNHVQVGLQAVAHGKHVYCEKPLATTLADAERLISAARNENVRVGCAPDTFLGGSHQTARRLIDDGAIGTVVAGSAFMQVPGHELWHPNPDFYYKPGGGPLMDMGPYYLTCLVNLLGPVKSVVGHANLRMKPGRSVPAPGKLRGSTSRSRHMSPDCWNSQAALPYRSPPASMSGNMITIISSSMARPVR; this is encoded by the coding sequence ATGCGGAAAATAGGAATCGGCATCATTGGCTGCGGCAATATCTCGGATGCATATCTCAAAGCTGCGCCCGGTTTTCCGGTTCTCGAGATGATCGGCGTCGCAGACATCAACAGCTCCGCAGCAGAAGCCAAGGCCGCGGCTTATGGCCTGAGTGCCATGCCGTTGGAGGCGTTGCTCGCCGACCATGGGATCGAGATCATCCTGAACCTCACGACGCCGCAGAACCACGTACAAGTCGGACTGCAGGCCGTTGCCCACGGCAAGCACGTCTACTGCGAAAAGCCGCTCGCCACGACGCTCGCCGACGCGGAACGTCTGATCTCGGCCGCCCGGAACGAGAATGTAAGGGTCGGCTGCGCACCGGACACCTTCCTGGGCGGCTCCCACCAGACCGCGAGACGGCTGATCGACGATGGCGCCATCGGAACGGTGGTGGCCGGCTCGGCCTTCATGCAGGTTCCCGGCCACGAACTGTGGCATCCCAATCCTGATTTCTACTACAAGCCGGGCGGTGGTCCGCTGATGGACATGGGGCCGTATTACCTGACTTGCCTCGTCAACCTTCTCGGGCCGGTGAAATCCGTCGTCGGGCATGCGAATCTGCGTATGAAACCCGGACGATCGGTTCCGGCCCCCGGGAAGCTGAGGGGATCGACGTCGAGGTCGCGACACATGTCTCCGGACTGCTGGAATTCGCAAGCGGCGCTGCCGTATCGCTCACCACCAGCTTCGATGTCTGGAAACATGATCACAATCATATCGAGCTCTATGGCACGACCGGTTCGATGA